A genomic stretch from Juglans microcarpa x Juglans regia isolate MS1-56 chromosome 3S, Jm3101_v1.0, whole genome shotgun sequence includes:
- the LOC121257985 gene encoding sec-independent protein translocase protein TATB, chloroplastic isoform X2, which translates to MMLPRPFYSKTRLQNKQTDLQTTTRMVMASAICAPTFLSSPVCSTKSAIYTTSSSPAAHSKTPKLHLPKAVPPLGASLFSPWSGLKHLGIISITPKSLNSERKRRGKGMVIYASLFGVGAPEALVIGVVALLVFGPKGLAEVARNLGKTLRAFQPTIRELQEVSKEFKSTLEREIGLDDISTENTYSSSKPNTANPSSTTSTEGSQTLVDPNGAPSSNRAYTTEEYLKITEEQLKASAVQQQVQTSPLGEGELETETLPQANIREAATTMPPHQETESEK; encoded by the exons ATGATGCTTCCAAGGCCATTTTACTCAAAAACCAGACTTCAAAATAAGCAGACTGACCTGCAAACGACCACACGCATGGTCATGGCCTCGGCAATCTGTGCTCCCACGTTTTTATCATCACCCGTCTGTTCTACAAAATCAGCTATTTACACAACATCTTCTTCTCCTGCGGCACACTCTAAAACCCCAAAACTTCATCTCCCCAAAGCGGTTCCTCCACTGGGCGCCAGTCTTTTCTCTCCATGGAGTGGTTTGAAGCATCTGGGTATAATCTCAATCACGCCAAAGTCTCTCAATTCAG AGAGGAAGCGGAGGGGTAAAGGTATGGTGATTTATGCATCTCTTTTTGGTGTTGGAGCTCCCGAGGCTCTGGTCATTGGGGTGGTGGCTTTGTTGGTTTTTGGTCCCAAAGGTCTTGCCGAG GTTGCTCGGAACTTGGGGAAGACATTGCGTGCATTTCAACCCACCATTAGAGAACTTCAG GAAGTTTCAAAGGAATTTAAGAGCACACTTGAACGGGAGATTGGTCTTGATGACATTTCAACGGAAAATACATACAGCTCCAGTAAACCCAATACAGCAAACCCATCATCTACAACCAGCACCGAGGGTTCTCAGACTCTAGTCGATCCCA ATGGTGCTCCATCCAGTAATAGAGCATACACCACGGAAGAGTACCTAAAGATAACAGAAGAGCAACTAAAGGCATCTGCTGTCCAACAGCAGGTGCAGACATCTCCATTGGGAGAAGGCGAGTTGGAAACTGAGACTCTGCCTCAAG CTAATATTCGAGAAGCTGCCACTACGATGCCTCCACATCAAGAGACTGAAAGCGAGAAATGA
- the LOC121257985 gene encoding sec-independent protein translocase protein TATB, chloroplastic isoform X1 produces the protein MMLPRPFYSKTRLQNKQTDLQTTTRMVMASAICAPTFLSSPVCSTKSAIYTTSSSPAAHSKTPKLHLPKAVPPLGASLFSPWSGLKHLGIISITPKSLNSDSSSQLERKRRGKGMVIYASLFGVGAPEALVIGVVALLVFGPKGLAEVARNLGKTLRAFQPTIRELQEVSKEFKSTLEREIGLDDISTENTYSSSKPNTANPSSTTSTEGSQTLVDPNGAPSSNRAYTTEEYLKITEEQLKASAVQQQVQTSPLGEGELETETLPQANIREAATTMPPHQETESEK, from the exons ATGATGCTTCCAAGGCCATTTTACTCAAAAACCAGACTTCAAAATAAGCAGACTGACCTGCAAACGACCACACGCATGGTCATGGCCTCGGCAATCTGTGCTCCCACGTTTTTATCATCACCCGTCTGTTCTACAAAATCAGCTATTTACACAACATCTTCTTCTCCTGCGGCACACTCTAAAACCCCAAAACTTCATCTCCCCAAAGCGGTTCCTCCACTGGGCGCCAGTCTTTTCTCTCCATGGAGTGGTTTGAAGCATCTGGGTATAATCTCAATCACGCCAAAGTCTCTCAATTCAGATTCTTCTTCTCAACTCG AGAGGAAGCGGAGGGGTAAAGGTATGGTGATTTATGCATCTCTTTTTGGTGTTGGAGCTCCCGAGGCTCTGGTCATTGGGGTGGTGGCTTTGTTGGTTTTTGGTCCCAAAGGTCTTGCCGAG GTTGCTCGGAACTTGGGGAAGACATTGCGTGCATTTCAACCCACCATTAGAGAACTTCAG GAAGTTTCAAAGGAATTTAAGAGCACACTTGAACGGGAGATTGGTCTTGATGACATTTCAACGGAAAATACATACAGCTCCAGTAAACCCAATACAGCAAACCCATCATCTACAACCAGCACCGAGGGTTCTCAGACTCTAGTCGATCCCA ATGGTGCTCCATCCAGTAATAGAGCATACACCACGGAAGAGTACCTAAAGATAACAGAAGAGCAACTAAAGGCATCTGCTGTCCAACAGCAGGTGCAGACATCTCCATTGGGAGAAGGCGAGTTGGAAACTGAGACTCTGCCTCAAG CTAATATTCGAGAAGCTGCCACTACGATGCCTCCACATCAAGAGACTGAAAGCGAGAAATGA